The sequence below is a genomic window from Glycine max cultivar Williams 82 chromosome 20, Glycine_max_v4.0, whole genome shotgun sequence.
aatttttttagaaaaattaatacaaattttcaTTGTGTATACATAATAAACAGAAACGTGTTTTCATCTGGAGCATTTTTTTGGAACTAAATACCAAAAGAGTGTTTTTGTCTTTAGCTGGGGGTTTAAATAATAAACAGGGTGTCAATGGTAGGGGCCTAAGTTTATTTGGATTTTAGAATTGGCCAGCCCTATAGACCCGGCCCAGAAGAGGAAGCAAGGCAGTGAATGATAGGAGGATGGTGTGAAAGGGAGCGCAGCAGAGGAATCAGAATCGCGTTTGGGAGAAGAAGAGCAAAATCGCTGTGAAAATGAGCGGAACGGTGAAGAAAGTTAGCGATGTAGCATTCAAGGTGGGAAGGAACATCGATTGGGATGGAATGGCGAAGCTTCTGGTCTCCGATGAGGCTCGCAGGGAGTTCTCCAATCTCCGTCGCGCTTTCGACGAGGTTAACTCCCAACTCCAAACCAAGTTTAGCCAGGTACCTTTTTTCCTCTCCAccgatctctctctctctatctttcttataaatttgatttacGATGCGAATTTCCCTCTCTGTTGTTCATAGATGTCAGATCGATTCGATTTTAGGGCTGATTTACACCATTTTCCGATTTATTCCGCTGTTGGTTTTGATTATAAGCTGTTTTCAACGCAATAAGCTGATCTAAACACGCGCTTAGTGTCTCTTCTTATGAATAGTCTTAGAACTGATTTTCGGATCACTTTTGGTCAAACGCCTCTGCGTCATGTTGTGAATGAGAGGGATTTGCGATTCGAAGTGATGTTggagaaaaaaagttattgttattattcGTTTTTCACATTCTGCAGGAACCTGAGCCCATTGATTGGGATTACTATAGAAAGGGAATTGGCACTCGTTTGGTGGATATGTACAAGGAGCATTATGAGAGTATGTTTCTAAACTCTGTGGTCAATGCTCTtaatattgtatatattttagatttctTGATGATTCCAGTACCGGGTAGTGTGCTTGGCTAATTCTTAGTGGCGATGACATGGTTGAACTAAAGGTTTGTAAATTTTAGTTCTTGTCATGCACTTACTTTTCtggttattaattattagttcaaACGAACTTAGTTCTGCGTTCAACCCCAATGAAGCATTtttacttcttcatttcatGCTTTGGAATGTTTGAACATCTGTTTCCATCGTGGGTTGGCAAACATGCTGTTTGTTGTACACTTTGGTTTGATTTGCAAGTCAGTGcatcatcatttttaatattaaagatgtttttttttgcttcaaacttttttctattaaataaaattgtggtAGTAGGAAAGGTCCTAGTGGGATaaggttttgttgttgttgaggtaGTAGGAAAGGTGTATAAAGATATTAAAGAATTCATCTGGGTCTATTTCTTGCTCTCAATGGTACCATATTCTTTTCATAGAAAGGAAtgagttatattatttttacacactTTTTTACCTCTCATTTTTCCTCATTCATCTTATtccatctctctctcttttttgttttcattcttaGTTGTAATTAAAGATTGTATAAACTTGATATACGTACAAAATTTCTCAAAGAATATTAGATAGAATAGCATTtaggaaaaatacaaaaaggaggTTGACAAGTCATCCTCCAAAATTGATATTTCCATAGCATTCTTTTGTTGCTTCTCTTGTTGATCGATTTCCTTATGTTGTAATATACTGTCTAATGCATTTTAAAACACTATATTCAAATTATACATGGAATGTAGTGTAGAAAATTTAATATGGAGATTTGTaactttttttggttatttgtttatttcccaATTTGTATAAGGAAaagcataagaaaaaaaatcggGTACACAGctaagaaaatattttgctGCTGCTTTCATATTTAGAAAATACCTATATACTAGGGACTGAAATTTGGAAAATGGATGTAGTTTGATATTTGATATAAAGCTCGCAGAGATATTTCTAATTATTGTagctacaaaataaaatactacaTCAGCCTCCCACTGTAGTTTCCTTTTACCATTAGCCAAGGTTGTCAAACTTGTGATTCTACGTAAACTCGTAGAGGTTCCGTAAACTCGACTCATAGACTCGTAAGAGTTtactcaatataaaaaatataatattcctatatataaaatcataactCAATATTTCAAccctaaaataaatcaaaataacgaactttaacaataattcaataaactaaCATAGTTCACACCCAATCAAACATAAATTCATACAATGCAAAACATAAgttcttaaaataaaagcatttaaaaaacatagaaATAGTTCAAATGTCCATCAATCCTCTAATTAAATCATCTCCaatatcaccaccaccaccaccaccaccaccatcatcatcatcaccgtCATCTTCAAGCTCTTCCTCGGTTGAGAAGTGATCTTCAACATtgtctttcaaaatcaaattgtcAATATCAAATGCATCCAAAGTTGGATCACTTAAACTTCCTCCAACCAAGTCAATATTGCTTCCACTACCACTTTCACCTAGAGGTTGCTCAACTTAGACATTGTCTTCATCAAAAATATCATTTCCCTCTTCTGTTATCCACTCATCATCAGATTCCATATCTTCAAATGAAAGAGcaacattttttcttatttgtctACTTTTCAGCTTCAAGTTGTACATCACATAAACTAAGTCATTCATCTTCTTTTGATGCCAGTGGTTTCTCCTCTTTGTATGAacctataaataacataaaaaaattgaagttcatAACTTAACCAAAGTCTAGAGGtcaaactaaacaaaaacaaatattaaaaaacacaaaatcgtAAAATCGTACCATTCTATAGAGTTTGGTCCGATTCTACCGAGTTTACTTCGAGTCTGCCAGAAAATGATTCTGTGTGCAATTCAACTTGTTGGGGGTGTGCAGACTCGTAAAATCGATTTTACGATTTAAAActagagtttgataaccatgccATTAGCTAATGTGGAATGTTTCCTGCATCTGAATTTCTATTGGgtagaagaatttttttattgaaaatgttaCTGAATTCTCCATGTGCAtatggtgtgtgtgtgtgtgtctgtacATTTGTAGGGATTAGGGAGTCAAAGATTAACTTGATA
It includes:
- the LOC100306184 gene encoding ATP synthase subunit d, mitochondrial-like, with the protein product MSGTVKKVSDVAFKVGRNIDWDGMAKLLVSDEARREFSNLRRAFDEVNSQLQTKFSQEPEPIDWDYYRKGIGTRLVDMYKEHYESIEIPKFVDTVTPQYKPKFDALLIELKEAEEKSLKESERLEKEIAEVQELKKKLSTMTADEYFEKHPELRKKFDDEIRNDNWGY